From a region of the Cenarchaeum symbiont of Oopsacas minuta genome:
- a CDS encoding EVE domain-containing protein, with the protein MTGKIKCQHLSSHTMKYWLAKQEPSGLRGYSFEQFAKDKKTVWDGVHNNLALKHMRTMKKGDLVLYYHTGTERQAVGIMKVVSDPYPNPEEKDDRFVVVDVKYERPLTHPVRLDAIKADSRFAGWDLLRISRLSIVPVTARIWSCFSRCQRLIKDLCNVNALGNT; encoded by the coding sequence ATGACAGGAAAGATAAAATGTCAACATCTATCATCACATACTATGAAATATTGGCTTGCAAAACAAGAACCTTCTGGTTTGCGTGGATATAGCTTTGAACAATTTGCAAAAGATAAGAAAACCGTTTGGGATGGCGTGCACAACAATCTTGCACTAAAACATATGCGTACTATGAAAAAAGGTGATCTTGTATTATACTATCATACTGGAACCGAGAGGCAGGCAGTTGGAATAATGAAAGTTGTATCCGATCCATATCCAAATCCAGAAGAAAAAGATGATCGATTTGTTGTGGTGGATGTAAAATATGAAAGACCATTGACGCATCCTGTCAGATTGGATGCGATAAAAGCAGATTCTCGGTTTGCAGGATGGGATCTATTACGTATATCGCGCCTATCAATTGTGCCTGTTACTGCTCGTATTTGGTCATGCTTCTCAAGATGTCAGAGACTGATTAAAGATCTATGTAATGTCAATGCTTTAGGCAATACTTGA
- a CDS encoding AsnC family transcriptional regulator, translating into MATAYVLINCELGSEEPIINQLKGLTGVREVHGTFGAYDILAKIESDTVEKLRETITWKIRKIDKIRSTLTLMGIEGQT; encoded by the coding sequence ATGGCAACTGCATATGTTCTGATAAACTGTGAACTTGGTTCTGAAGAGCCTATCATAAATCAGCTCAAAGGTCTAACAGGAGTGCGTGAAGTACATGGCACATTTGGTGCCTATGATATTTTGGCAAAGATAGAGTCAGATACAGTAGAAAAACTCCGCGAGACTATTACATGGAAGATACGCAAGATCGACAAGATTCGCTCGACGCTTACTTTGATGGGCATCGAGGGTCAAACATAG
- a CDS encoding aconitate hydratase: protein MNVATTSELVSKVYSILDKRVKSYRRMAGHPLTLVEKIMAGHFEKEPDSIPRGGSDYVFLQPDRIALQDVTGQMVMLQFMLAGMNQTMIPTTVHCDHLIRAVTEGESDTKMSLDENSEVFLFLESAASKYGCGFWRPGAGIIHQVVLENYAFPGGLLIGTDSHTPNAGGLGMMAIGVGGVDAAETMAGMPWELLCPKIIGVKLVGSPSGWTSPKDVILRVAGELSVSGGTNSIVEYFGPGASSISCTGKATICNMGAEIGATASIFAYDASMSKYLRSTERKEIAEMADKHKDLLNPDPEVEREPEKYFDRVIEIDLSTLEPHIVGPHTPDLARPISRFAKEVEEKGYIDKISVALIGSCTNSSYEDMSRAADIARQAAKKRINAKIPLLVTPGSEMIRATIMRDGQMDSLQKIGATVLANACGPCIGQWSRPELKKNDANTIVTSFNRNFPGRNDGRRETMNFIASPEIVLALALSGRLSFNPVCDSLQTIDGTEFTLEPPKPAPDVPKDGFELTEGIYLPPSDNPNSIQIKLDSSSKRLQKLEPFQPWNGKDFERMLIMTKAKGKCTTDHISPAGAWLSLRGHLDALSDNMLLGAISAFDGRVGEGTNMLTGKDAPYAQIARDYKKHDLSWIIIGDENYGEGSSREHAAMTPRYLGCVAVVAKSFARIHETNLKKQGILALTFEDPIDYEKVQYGDKISLLGLQEMAPSKPVKCVLEHTDGKDEIRLIHSYNLKQLEWFKAGSALNVLRKKQ, encoded by the coding sequence GTGAACGTGGCAACCACGTCTGAACTAGTATCCAAAGTATATTCGATATTGGACAAACGTGTTAAAAGCTATCGCCGTATGGCAGGTCATCCTCTAACACTTGTCGAAAAAATAATGGCTGGACATTTTGAGAAAGAACCTGATTCAATTCCACGTGGTGGATCTGATTATGTTTTCTTACAACCTGATCGTATAGCACTACAAGATGTTACTGGACAGATGGTGATGTTACAGTTTATGCTAGCTGGGATGAATCAGACTATGATTCCAACTACTGTACACTGTGACCATCTTATACGTGCAGTAACTGAAGGTGAATCAGATACAAAGATGTCACTTGATGAAAATAGCGAAGTGTTTCTATTTTTGGAATCTGCTGCATCAAAGTATGGATGTGGATTTTGGCGACCTGGTGCAGGTATCATACACCAGGTGGTGCTTGAAAATTATGCATTTCCTGGAGGACTGTTAATAGGAACTGACTCACATACACCAAACGCAGGTGGACTTGGAATGATGGCAATAGGAGTCGGTGGTGTGGATGCGGCCGAAACGATGGCTGGAATGCCATGGGAACTATTGTGTCCAAAGATCATCGGCGTAAAACTTGTTGGTAGTCCAAGTGGATGGACATCACCAAAGGATGTCATACTACGCGTTGCCGGAGAGCTGAGCGTCTCTGGAGGAACAAACTCTATTGTAGAATACTTTGGTCCAGGTGCCTCTTCAATCAGCTGTACGGGCAAGGCTACTATATGCAACATGGGAGCTGAGATTGGCGCCACTGCGTCAATATTTGCATATGATGCAAGTATGAGCAAGTATCTACGTTCAACTGAGAGAAAAGAAATTGCAGAGATGGCAGACAAGCACAAGGATCTCTTAAACCCTGACCCAGAAGTGGAGCGTGAACCTGAAAAATACTTTGATAGAGTAATCGAGATAGATCTTTCAACTTTGGAGCCTCACATAGTCGGACCTCATACACCAGATCTTGCAAGACCAATCTCAAGGTTTGCCAAGGAAGTTGAAGAAAAAGGATACATTGACAAAATATCTGTTGCATTAATTGGCAGCTGTACAAACTCTTCGTACGAGGACATGTCACGTGCAGCCGATATTGCAAGACAGGCTGCCAAAAAAAGAATTAATGCAAAAATACCTCTGCTTGTCACTCCAGGATCAGAGATGATACGTGCTACTATAATGCGCGACGGACAGATGGACTCGCTACAAAAGATCGGGGCAACTGTGCTTGCAAATGCATGTGGTCCGTGTATAGGTCAATGGAGCCGCCCAGAATTAAAGAAAAATGACGCAAATACAATTGTAACCTCGTTTAACCGTAACTTTCCAGGACGTAACGACGGTAGGCGTGAGACGATGAACTTTATCGCGAGCCCAGAGATTGTTTTAGCATTAGCATTGAGTGGAAGACTCTCCTTTAATCCAGTATGTGATTCATTGCAGACCATAGATGGAACAGAATTTACATTAGAGCCACCAAAACCTGCACCCGATGTGCCAAAGGATGGATTTGAACTCACAGAAGGAATCTATCTTCCACCTTCTGATAATCCTAATTCTATACAAATCAAATTAGATTCTTCAAGTAAACGACTTCAGAAACTTGAACCGTTTCAGCCATGGAACGGCAAAGACTTTGAAAGAATGCTCATAATGACAAAAGCAAAAGGCAAGTGTACTACAGATCACATATCTCCAGCTGGTGCATGGCTCTCACTTCGAGGACATCTTGATGCTCTAAGCGATAATATGTTACTTGGAGCAATAAGTGCATTTGATGGACGGGTAGGTGAAGGAACAAACATGCTTACTGGAAAAGATGCACCATACGCGCAGATTGCCCGTGATTATAAAAAACATGATTTATCTTGGATTATAATCGGAGATGAAAACTATGGAGAAGGAAGTAGCAGAGAACATGCGGCCATGACTCCTAGATATCTTGGATGCGTAGCAGTTGTAGCTAAAAGCTTTGCACGTATACATGAAACAAATCTGAAAAAACAAGGTATACTAGCACTCACCTTTGAAGATCCTATCGACTATGAAAAGGTGCAATATGGCGATAAAATATCCCTTTTAGGACTGCAAGAGATGGCTCCTAGCAAACCAGTAAAATGTGTTTTAGAGCACACAGATGGTAAAGATGAGATACGTTTGATTCATTCCTATAATCTAAAACAGTTGGAATGGTTCAAGGCTGGGTCTGCACTAAACGTTTTGCGAAAAAAACAGTGA
- a CDS encoding putative exported protein: MVRPITIVAATIPAIIAILFAVALLGQDQIPFQAASPYDRLDIEYVRHKVRLISHGVTENAVSVSSEVLLLRDDGSATYTTVTANGAMPPISYSVGQEGVNRLKALVKETGFTSINAKFPISDRMSEYNVSTIKINLNGDRLQLRWPEQNATDAFIPPVITAVEEELGRIITMAP, translated from the coding sequence ATGGTACGTCCAATAACCATTGTGGCTGCAACTATACCAGCTATTATTGCCATACTGTTTGCGGTTGCACTTTTGGGACAGGATCAAATTCCATTCCAAGCAGCGAGTCCGTACGACAGATTAGATATAGAATACGTGCGTCATAAAGTACGTCTAATATCGCATGGAGTAACAGAAAATGCTGTATCAGTTTCCAGTGAAGTACTTTTGTTACGTGATGATGGTTCTGCAACATATACTACTGTTACCGCAAATGGTGCAATGCCTCCGATATCTTATTCTGTGGGTCAAGAGGGTGTGAACCGGCTAAAAGCACTAGTAAAAGAGACAGGATTTACCTCGATAAATGCAAAGTTTCCAATATCAGATAGAATGTCAGAGTATAATGTATCCACCATAAAGATAAATCTAAATGGTGATCGACTACAGCTACGGTGGCCAGAACAGAATGCAACTGATGCGTTTATTCCTCCAGTAATCACCGCCGTAGAAGAAGAGCTTGGCAGAATAATCACCATGGCTCCATAA
- a CDS encoding pyridoxal biosynthesis lyase, whose translation MISLAGDVTDAKGIIEFDDSVCGTSVVKRGFAHMLKNGVVMDVTTVEQAKIAEKAGAVSVMVLDKLPSDIRKAGGVARTASVKIIKEIMDSVTIPVMAKCRIGHGYEAKILAETNVDMIDESEVLTPADELRHIWKWDYTAPFVNGARSLEEALRRIEEGAAMIRTKGEPGTGNVAEAITHIKKVNDGLRLIKAVYDSDDTQELVRISRQMRVSYELVKETAKLGRLPVVNFAAGGIATPADAAYLMSLGCDGVFVGSGIFSTDDAERRAYAIVLATTYWEDPVKVAKAQNMIDERQSMLGLDAASIDLNMQERGANA comes from the coding sequence ATGATATCGCTTGCAGGTGACGTGACAGACGCTAAAGGAATTATAGAATTTGATGATTCGGTTTGTGGAACATCTGTGGTGAAACGTGGTTTTGCACATATGCTAAAGAATGGAGTGGTAATGGACGTTACCACCGTAGAACAAGCAAAGATTGCAGAAAAAGCTGGTGCCGTCTCTGTAATGGTTTTAGACAAGCTACCATCTGACATACGTAAAGCAGGTGGTGTTGCACGTACGGCAAGCGTGAAAATAATCAAAGAGATAATGGATTCTGTTACGATACCTGTAATGGCAAAATGTCGTATAGGGCATGGATATGAAGCCAAAATACTTGCAGAGACGAACGTTGACATGATCGATGAATCTGAAGTTTTAACGCCAGCAGATGAACTACGTCATATTTGGAAGTGGGATTATACTGCTCCATTTGTAAACGGCGCACGCTCTCTAGAGGAGGCATTACGCCGAATAGAAGAAGGTGCTGCCATGATACGTACAAAAGGTGAGCCAGGTACGGGAAATGTTGCAGAGGCTATAACACATATCAAAAAAGTAAACGATGGATTGCGCCTGATAAAAGCAGTATACGATTCAGATGATACACAAGAATTGGTTCGTATATCTAGACAGATGCGTGTATCATACGAGCTGGTCAAAGAGACTGCAAAGCTTGGACGTCTTCCTGTTGTAAATTTTGCAGCAGGTGGCATTGCAACGCCAGCTGATGCTGCTTATTTGATGTCACTTGGATGTGATGGTGTCTTTGTGGGTTCTGGAATATTTTCTACAGATGATGCAGAACGTCGAGCCTACGCAATAGTACTTGCCACCACGTACTGGGAGGATCCAGTAAAGGTGGCAAAAGCTCAAAATATGATAGATGAAAGACAGTCGATGTTGGGACTAGATGCTGCCTCTATAGATCTAAACATGCAAGAGCGAGGTGCTAACGCATGA